One window of the Dethiobacter alkaliphilus AHT 1 genome contains the following:
- a CDS encoding YajQ family cyclic di-GMP-binding protein, with amino-acid sequence MAKDESFDVVSKVSLQEVDNAINQANKEIQQRYDFRGSNAEISLEDGNLKVVAEDDFRLKSVVDILQSKLIRRKVPIKNLDYGKVEEASGGTVRQIIGLKQGIETDTAKKIVKDIKGLKMKVQAQIMDDQVRVSGKSRNDLQAVIAFLKDQDYGLELQFANYR; translated from the coding sequence ATGGCAAAAGACGAGTCTTTTGATGTTGTGTCCAAGGTTAGTTTGCAGGAAGTGGATAATGCTATCAACCAGGCAAATAAAGAGATTCAGCAGCGCTATGATTTCCGGGGAAGTAATGCGGAAATAAGCCTGGAGGACGGTAATCTGAAAGTGGTGGCCGAAGATGATTTTCGCCTGAAAAGTGTGGTTGATATTCTGCAGTCCAAGCTGATTCGGCGTAAAGTGCCCATCAAAAACCTGGATTACGGTAAGGTGGAAGAGGCCAGCGGCGGTACAGTCCGCCAGATAATCGGACTGAAGCAGGGCATTGAAACTGATACGGCCAAGAAGATTGTCAAAGATATTAAGGGTTTAAAAATGAAGGTGCAGGCGCAGATTATGGATGACCAGGTCCGCGTTTCCGGTAAAAGCAGAAACGACCTGCAGGCCGTAATTGCTTTTCTCAAAGACCAGGACTACGGCCTGGAACTGCAGTTTGCCAACTACCGCTAA
- a CDS encoding acyl-CoA dehydrogenase has protein sequence MILLNPKQHNREYADERSRQIMLKTIEFFENKGKRQLKKDDRERVWYEDLLEFIKENEIFATLLTPPAYGGEDCRWDTWRNCEFNEILAFYGLHYWYTWQVSILGLGPIWMSDNEQAKARAGELLKKGEVFAFGLSERDHGADIYSTEMSLTPQDDGTYLANGEKYYIGNGNVAEMVSTFGKMSDTGDYVFFVANYKNKNYELVKNVVNAQSYVADFKLNDYVVREEDILSRGQDAWDDALNTVNVGKYNLGWASVGICTHAFYEALNHAANRRLYGMYVTDFPHVKQMFVDAYTRLVAMKLFALRTADYMRAASPQDRRYLLYNPTVKMKVTTQGEEVINLLWDVIAAKGFERDTYFEMAARDIRAMPKLEGTVHVNIALIVKFMRNYFFNPQEYPDLARQDQPKHDEFLFNQGPASGLSKIRFHDYKAAYESRDVANVRLFREQIAIFKEMLMAATPDDKQSRDTDFLLALGEIFTLVVYGQLILENANIYELQDELVDQIFDFMVRDFAKFALQLYGKPATNQKQMDYLLQMIHKPKTDESRYHQVWQNHVYALKDVYEMNP, from the coding sequence TTGATTCTTTTAAATCCCAAACAACACAACAGGGAATATGCCGATGAACGTTCACGCCAGATTATGCTGAAGACCATTGAATTTTTTGAGAATAAGGGAAAGCGTCAGTTAAAAAAGGATGACCGGGAGCGGGTGTGGTATGAAGATTTGCTGGAATTTATCAAGGAAAATGAGATTTTTGCCACGCTTTTGACACCGCCTGCCTATGGCGGGGAAGACTGCCGCTGGGATACCTGGCGCAATTGTGAGTTTAATGAGATTCTGGCCTTTTACGGGTTACATTACTGGTATACCTGGCAGGTGTCTATTCTGGGATTGGGACCCATTTGGATGAGTGACAATGAGCAGGCAAAGGCCAGAGCAGGAGAGCTTTTGAAAAAGGGTGAAGTGTTTGCTTTTGGTCTGTCTGAGCGGGACCATGGTGCGGATATTTATTCCACGGAAATGTCTCTCACTCCGCAAGACGACGGGACGTATCTGGCCAACGGGGAGAAATATTATATCGGTAACGGCAATGTGGCGGAAATGGTGTCTACTTTCGGCAAAATGAGTGATACCGGCGATTATGTGTTTTTTGTGGCCAATTATAAGAATAAAAACTATGAACTGGTTAAGAACGTGGTCAATGCCCAGTCGTATGTGGCAGATTTTAAGCTGAACGATTATGTGGTAAGAGAGGAAGATATTTTATCCCGGGGCCAGGATGCCTGGGATGACGCACTGAACACGGTTAATGTGGGAAAGTATAATTTAGGATGGGCCTCGGTGGGCATTTGTACCCATGCTTTCTATGAAGCATTGAATCATGCGGCAAACCGCCGGCTGTACGGGATGTATGTCACCGATTTTCCCCACGTAAAGCAGATGTTTGTGGATGCCTATACCCGCCTGGTGGCCATGAAGCTGTTTGCTTTGCGCACCGCCGACTATATGCGGGCCGCCTCACCGCAGGACAGGCGCTACCTGCTTTATAACCCAACGGTGAAGATGAAGGTAACCACCCAGGGCGAAGAGGTCATAAATCTGTTATGGGATGTGATTGCCGCCAAGGGGTTTGAGCGGGATACATATTTTGAGATGGCCGCCAGAGACATTCGCGCCATGCCCAAACTTGAAGGAACGGTTCATGTCAATATCGCCCTGATTGTCAAGTTTATGCGCAATTACTTCTTTAACCCACAGGAATATCCGGATCTTGCCCGGCAGGATCAGCCTAAGCACGATGAATTTTTGTTTAATCAGGGCCCGGCCAGCGGCTTGAGTAAGATCCGGTTCCATGATTACAAAGCGGCTTATGAGAGCCGTGATGTGGCAAATGTGCGTCTTTTCAGAGAACAGATTGCTATATTTAAAGAGATGCTGATGGCCGCCACCCCCGATGATAAACAAAGCCGCGATACAGATTTTCTTCTGGCGCTGGGTGAGATCTTTACTCTGGTGGTTTACGGCCAGCTCATTTTGGAAAATGCCAACATCTATGAGCTGCAAGATGAGCTGGTGGATCAGATTTTTGATTTCATGGTGCGGGATTTTGCTAAATTTGCGCTGCAGCTTTACGGCAAGCCGGCAACCAACCAGAAGCAGATGGATTATTTGCTGCAGATGATCCACAAACCCAAAACAGATGAGAGCAGATATCATCAGGTCTGGCAAAACCATGTTTATGCTCTAAAAGATGTCTATGAAATGAATCCATAA
- a CDS encoding YwbE family protein, translated as MENKQRSKIQPGAAVEVVQKQHQATGTLTKGTVKDILTKSQTHPHGIKVRLTSGVVGRVKNILAEDEA; from the coding sequence ATGGAAAACAAACAGCGTAGCAAGATTCAGCCCGGTGCCGCTGTGGAGGTGGTGCAAAAGCAGCATCAGGCAACGGGTACGTTAACCAAAGGTACAGTTAAAGATATTCTGACAAAATCACAAACCCATCCTCACGGCATCAAAGTCCGCCTGACCAGCGGCGTGGTGGGGCGGGTTAAAAATATTCTCGCAGAAGATGAAGCCTAA
- a CDS encoding ammonia-forming cytochrome c nitrite reductase subunit c552 — translation MKKHWLLVVILAFALSVAVIGCGENGNNNDNNNGDVNGNGNGAAVEGLLEATNAITAEWRESGKQFAMAGVADRPGAVCASCHDGFGFANKNGINFADQWNPGGADEDMDMFPEHITGLTCEACHAGAGLDYMESGTVELPYGTVDNAGTGAACMFCHSGRRDTPAAFAEYEAGEATGFTYPHYGPAAVFTGMGGMEYPDMDYASTGAHANLADSCVACHMPETADGYKAHNFTMDLAYIDQTCGSCHSGLEDYNYNGYLDEIQGMMDTLQEAIFEATGATGLSSARGQLVFETDGEPLGVEDVDLAAFVAAYTWYEINYEGSMGIHNPAYAKSLIENSYYRLTGEEM, via the coding sequence ATGAAAAAGCATTGGTTATTGGTAGTCATTCTGGCCTTTGCCCTGTCAGTAGCCGTTATAGGCTGTGGCGAAAACGGCAATAACAACGACAACAACAATGGTGACGTAAACGGCAATGGCAACGGCGCTGCAGTGGAAGGATTGCTGGAAGCAACCAACGCCATCACCGCAGAGTGGAGAGAATCGGGTAAGCAGTTTGCCATGGCCGGAGTTGCCGACAGGCCCGGCGCTGTCTGCGCATCCTGTCATGACGGCTTTGGCTTTGCCAACAAAAACGGAATCAACTTCGCTGACCAGTGGAACCCGGGCGGAGCCGATGAAGATATGGACATGTTCCCCGAACATATCACCGGCCTTACCTGTGAAGCTTGCCATGCCGGCGCAGGCCTGGATTACATGGAAAGCGGCACAGTAGAGCTGCCCTACGGCACCGTTGACAACGCCGGCACAGGCGCGGCCTGCATGTTCTGCCACAGCGGCAGAAGAGACACTCCGGCAGCTTTTGCCGAATACGAAGCAGGTGAAGCAACAGGCTTTACCTATCCGCACTACGGCCCCGCCGCAGTATTTACCGGCATGGGCGGCATGGAATATCCCGACATGGATTATGCCTCCACCGGCGCACACGCCAACCTGGCCGACAGCTGCGTGGCCTGTCATATGCCCGAAACAGCTGACGGCTACAAAGCACATAACTTCACCATGGATCTAGCATACATCGACCAGACCTGCGGCAGCTGCCACAGCGGCCTGGAAGATTACAACTACAACGGCTATCTTGATGAGATTCAGGGCATGATGGATACCCTGCAAGAAGCAATCTTTGAAGCAACAGGTGCTACAGGCCTGTCCTCCGCCAGAGGCCAGCTGGTCTTTGAAACCGACGGTGAGCCCCTGGGTGTTGAAGACGTTGACCTGGCAGCTTTCGTAGCAGCCTACACCTGGTATGAAATCAACTATGAAGGCAGCATGGGTATTCACAACCCGGCCTACGCCAAGTCTTTGATCGAAAACTCTTACTACAGACTGACTGGCGAAGAAATGTAA